CGTGCAGCAATCATCTACCCAAGTTGAACAACGCTCACAGCATTTAAGCGCAATGGCCGAAGAAACAAATGCTTCAAGCTTGCTTGTATCAGAGGCAGTAGCAGAAATAGCTGCAAGCACAAATGAAGCTTCAGAACATAATGAAGAAGTGACAATTCAAGCAAACGAATTAGGACATCACATAAATTCACTTGAACAGCAAAAAAACGAACTATACACTATAACAAAACAAGCTAGTAAACAAAATGATGATGGCCAACATAACATGCAAGAGTTAATACATAGCTTTGAGCAATCACAAACAAATTTACAATCAATGTCACAAGTTGTTACAAACCTAGAGCAAAAGATCGTAAGCATAACCGAAGTTATTGACACAATTAATGCCATTTCGAATCAAACAAATTTACTTGCGTTAAATGCATCTATTGAAGCTGCTCGAGCAGGTGAGCATGGAAAAGGCTTTGCTGTCGTAGCCGATGAAGTACGGAAATTAGCAGAGCAAACGGCTGTCGCAACAGAGCAAGTACATACAACGATTTCGACATTACAAAAAGAATCAAGCTTAATTGAACAACAAATGCATGAAATGGAAAAATCGGTAGCAACACAAGGCACTGTCGTTACAAATACAAAGCAAACTTTTGCTACTATCTCTAACAGCATGCAAAAAATTGAACATACATTTGACTACCTAGCTGTTGAAATTACCGCGATGATGCGCAATAAAGAAGATGTCATTCAGACAATGGAAGAATTAGCATCCAATTCACAGGCCATCGCAGCCACATGCGAAGAAGTTAGCGCTTCTAGTGACGAGCAGCTAATTTCTATTCAATTAGTAGCAGAAGAATGCGAACAATTAAACTTACTGAGCAACGACTTAGCAAATACCGTGAAGAAGTTCAAGATATAATCAAAAAATGCCCTTTTTTCGTAAAAGGGCATTTTTCCAGTCTACTATTGGGGGAGAGACTTAACACCCATACAATTTGCATGAGTCTACATATAAACTACCCAATAATAGCTTAATTAAACAATAAATTATTACTGCAATTCTTTATTTCTCATTGGAAATAAAATAATACCATACCATTACATTTTAATTAGTTACATATAAATGACATGCTACAAAATGGCCTTCTTCATATTGTGTCCATATCGGTACCTTTTGTGAACAGTGTGGCATCGCTTTTGGACAACGTGAATGAAATACACAGCCAGTTGGTGGATTAATTGGGCTTGGAATTTCACCTTCTAAAATAATTCGCTGTCGTGACTCTTCTATATCCGGATCTGGAATTGGAATCGCAGACAACAATGCTGCTGTATATGGATGCAATGGATTATCGTATAAATTTTCACTCGTTGTGAGCTCCACCATATTTCCTAAATACATAACCGCAATTCGACTTGAAATGTATTTGACCATTGATAAATCATGCGCAATAAATAAATACGTTAATCCTTTTTCCTTTTGCAGTTTTTGTAGCAACATCACAACTGAAGCTTGCACAGATACATCTAGTGCAGAAATCGGTTCATCAGCAATAATAAAATCAGGATCTAATGCAATTGCACGGGCAATTCCAATACGCTGACGCTGACCACCTGAAAATTCATGTGGATAACGGTTCGCATGATCACGATTCAAACCAACACTTTCTAATAATTCAACAACTCGATTTCGTAACTCCGCTTTGTCTGTAACGAGTCCGTGAATCTGAATAGGCTCTGCAATAATTTCAAAGACGGTAGATCGTGGGTTTAATGATGCATAAGGATCTTGAAATATCATTTGCATACTACGAATTAAGGCATTTTTCTCCTCACCCTTTGCAGCATGCACATTTTTTCCATTGAACAAAACTTCGCCTTCAGTTGCATTATACAAACCCATAATAGTTCGCCCAGCTGTTGACTTACCACAACCTGATTCACCAACAAGTCCAAATGTTTCTCCTTTGAAAATATCAAATGAAATGCCATCTACCGCTTTTAACGTTGTGCCTTTTCCTAGATCAAAATGGCGCTTTAAATTTCGAAC
This portion of the Solibacillus daqui genome encodes:
- a CDS encoding ABC transporter ATP-binding protein, encoding MKQGKLLSVRNLKRHFDLGKGTTLKAVDGISFDIFKGETFGLVGESGCGKSTAGRTIMGLYNATEGEVLFNGKNVHAAKGEEKNALIRSMQMIFQDPYASLNPRSTVFEIIAEPIQIHGLVTDKAELRNRVVELLESVGLNRDHANRYPHEFSGGQRQRIGIARAIALDPDFIIADEPISALDVSVQASVVMLLQKLQKEKGLTYLFIAHDLSMVKYISSRIAVMYLGNMVELTTSENLYDNPLHPYTAALLSAIPIPDPDIEESRQRIILEGEIPSPINPPTGCVFHSRCPKAMPHCSQKVPIWTQYEEGHFVACHLYVTN